In Limibacter armeniacum, a single window of DNA contains:
- a CDS encoding triple tyrosine motif-containing protein translates to MLIAIIVLFTAIRAEAQPGDLYLTHFKPDHRVSDNQNLSIAQDRYGTMYFANRKGILRFDGQNWNTIPSVSSVQVLKKHPVQQKIYVGLRDGFGYLNTDEFGVEGYVSLSDSLETEEILQIEFLNGNVYFLSANSLFVVNAFSGELIHTSSFIEEQAIDFLFPIDNQMIVNTENGAFYQWTDSGFVHNDIVLPDSSQLYFTRKNMDGKVFVGNLQNKLYSFDGKSFQHIPLKSQEYLDEFGLTDAISLPDQSVALSTETGGIMIVDPIGGETLYHINLQSGLPDNEVLAFDKDKSGDMWIAHEHGLTKVNLHLPFEVYSNYYGLEGLLQCVGTYSDNLYVGSSMGLYYLDEIRDYDEIEEIVRVKRVKRINEDTTEKEEEAKEEKKSFWEWLFGKSENNTDKEQIQEETWREKRNRKRAERKQKRELKKLEETQNGSKPIGLPQSSAISQKLSTKKQAPKSKVYYVDVKKKRLELKSVTYLYKKVENIKGKVRQLVQAPNNETIVVTSHGIYSVNEEKEATKILKDNTMEASLYKNLLFAVTMDGQLKLLRKEKKKEKKKTTTYWKDITSELYANAPADFTVKHILVDKKANLWLSNDDAIARYDINILDLTSPEITLDINNPYGDDIQLLEYQQKIYMTGPNGYYYFDQDSSAIVMDSVLTKQVGFTGIVQHQPGIFWNFNGQDWSPITDIKFPNYSFHLLKTVPNIRKIFIDNDKSLWVISQNDLHKVEDLPSNEIPKIFALHVSAVKNSNGERMSLYDLVLQPEHNSIQFDIAAPGVYHGSVEYQYRLNKGKWSDWQKDNTISFSMLSSGKYTLEMQARNSFEEIIGEKTISFKVGLPYWKEPWFYACEIAFFSILLLLSFRLSRSYQVNRVISRLLTYLTLILCFSFIETVAQQYIAMQPHPVYDFLIEVCLAMLIFPIEKLMTKFILTKQHQKAVTTSDTELSPEITPAKTATS, encoded by the coding sequence ATGCTTATTGCAATCATTGTTCTGTTCACTGCTATCCGGGCTGAGGCTCAACCGGGAGACCTCTACCTAACACACTTTAAGCCAGATCATCGGGTTAGTGACAACCAGAACCTTAGTATTGCACAAGACCGTTATGGCACTATGTATTTTGCCAATAGGAAAGGAATTCTTAGGTTCGATGGTCAAAACTGGAATACCATTCCATCTGTCTCTTCTGTACAAGTACTCAAGAAACATCCGGTACAACAGAAAATATATGTTGGACTGCGTGATGGCTTCGGCTACCTCAATACTGATGAATTTGGTGTGGAGGGTTATGTCAGCTTATCTGACAGTTTAGAAACAGAAGAAATCCTGCAAATTGAATTCTTGAACGGCAATGTCTACTTTCTATCTGCCAACTCTTTATTTGTTGTAAATGCCTTTAGTGGTGAGCTTATCCATACCTCCAGTTTTATAGAGGAACAAGCTATTGACTTCCTTTTCCCTATAGACAATCAAATGATTGTTAATACAGAAAACGGGGCATTCTACCAATGGACAGATAGTGGTTTTGTTCACAATGACATTGTGCTTCCTGATTCCAGTCAACTCTACTTTACCCGAAAAAATATGGATGGGAAAGTATTTGTTGGTAACCTTCAGAATAAGCTCTATTCATTTGACGGTAAGTCATTTCAACATATCCCCCTTAAGTCTCAAGAATACCTTGATGAATTTGGTCTAACAGATGCTATTTCCCTTCCTGACCAATCGGTTGCCCTTTCAACTGAAACAGGTGGGATCATGATTGTTGACCCAATTGGAGGGGAAACACTTTACCATATCAACCTCCAGTCAGGCTTGCCTGATAATGAAGTATTGGCCTTTGATAAAGACAAGTCTGGAGATATGTGGATTGCACACGAGCATGGACTCACCAAGGTCAACCTCCACTTACCCTTTGAGGTTTACTCCAATTACTATGGATTGGAAGGACTTCTCCAATGCGTCGGTACTTACTCTGACAACCTATATGTGGGAAGTAGTATGGGACTCTATTACTTAGATGAAATCAGGGATTACGACGAGATTGAAGAGATTGTAAGAGTAAAGCGGGTCAAACGCATAAATGAAGATACTACCGAAAAGGAAGAAGAGGCGAAAGAGGAAAAGAAAAGCTTTTGGGAGTGGCTTTTTGGCAAAAGCGAAAACAACACAGACAAGGAGCAGATACAAGAAGAAACCTGGAGGGAAAAGCGCAACAGAAAAAGGGCTGAACGAAAACAGAAAAGAGAGCTGAAAAAACTGGAAGAGACCCAAAATGGATCAAAGCCAATTGGTTTGCCTCAATCATCTGCCATCAGTCAAAAACTAAGTACCAAAAAGCAGGCACCAAAAAGTAAGGTTTACTATGTCGATGTCAAAAAGAAACGTCTTGAACTTAAATCTGTCACTTACCTATACAAAAAGGTAGAAAACATAAAAGGTAAAGTAAGACAGCTGGTACAAGCCCCTAATAATGAAACCATCGTTGTAACAAGTCACGGTATTTATAGTGTGAATGAAGAAAAGGAAGCCACAAAAATCCTAAAGGATAACACGATGGAAGCTTCCCTCTACAAGAACCTGCTTTTTGCAGTAACAATGGATGGACAGCTCAAACTGCTACGCAAAGAGAAGAAAAAGGAAAAAAAGAAGACAACGACTTACTGGAAAGACATTACCAGTGAGCTCTATGCCAATGCTCCTGCTGACTTTACGGTAAAGCATATACTGGTTGACAAAAAAGCAAACCTATGGTTAAGCAATGACGATGCGATTGCCCGCTACGATATCAATATTTTGGACCTGACCAGTCCAGAAATCACCTTGGATATCAACAATCCATATGGTGATGATATCCAATTGCTGGAATACCAGCAAAAGATCTATATGACGGGACCTAATGGATACTACTATTTTGACCAAGACTCCAGCGCCATTGTAATGGACTCTGTTCTGACAAAACAAGTAGGATTCACAGGCATTGTACAGCATCAGCCTGGCATTTTCTGGAACTTCAATGGACAAGACTGGTCTCCTATTACAGATATCAAGTTTCCAAATTATTCATTCCACCTACTGAAAACGGTTCCAAACATCAGGAAGATCTTTATAGACAATGACAAGTCACTGTGGGTGATTTCACAAAATGATCTACATAAAGTTGAAGATCTCCCTTCCAATGAAATACCTAAAATCTTTGCATTGCACGTATCTGCCGTCAAGAACTCTAACGGTGAGCGGATGTCTTTATATGATCTGGTATTACAACCTGAACACAATTCCATACAGTTTGACATTGCTGCACCAGGAGTATATCATGGGTCTGTAGAATATCAGTACCGATTGAATAAAGGAAAGTGGTCTGACTGGCAAAAAGACAATACCATCAGTTTCAGTATGCTTTCAAGTGGAAAGTACACGCTTGAAATGCAAGCTCGTAATTCGTTTGAGGAGATTATTGGGGAAAAGACCATCTCATTTAAGGTGGGACTTCCATACTGGAAAGAACCATGGTTCTATGCCTGTGAAATTGCTTTCTTCAGCATCCTGCTGTTGCTTTCGTTCAGACTAAGCAGAAGCTATCAGGTAAACAGGGTTATCTCAAGACTGTTAACTTACCTGACACTCATCTTGTGTTTCTCATTTATTGAGACTGTAGCCCAACAGTATATTGCGATGCAACCACATCCTGTCTATGACTTTCTGATAGAGGTATGTCTTGCCATGCTCATTTTCCCTATTGAAAAGCTCATGACCAAGTTTATCCTTACCAAGCAACACCAGAAGGCAGTCACTACATCAGATACGGAACTGAGCCCTGAGATAACACCTGCCAAAACAGCTACTTCTTAA
- a CDS encoding SpoIIE family protein phosphatase, which produces MRTVLIFSILFFVSAQFVSAKKNHQLDSLVQRLEQHDRLDSNRVDLLVEVSKQVYRSAPLEGMKYADEAKKLAEQLGYQKGMQEALFCIGACYYYKGIYGHSLENFLESLHIAESRGDRKRIGDATNAIGVIYMSQDKKDKALEAYLKALEMAEGEKDKLSKMNNIATLYTRKGELTKAMSYMTEALELAKKHNEKYREGLYTHNLSDIYFRKKDYKTAYKLVMEARVIFDSLKQSVTENHYYEGKNLLKLGKRDGAEKAFWTGISKAKKAGALADELEGYELLHGFYKQTKNYKKSLENYERYLSLKDSIYNEEKSRLVEELQTKYGLESAEKENELQRQELELKETQLDRQKLLRNSILGALLFMVIGVIVLYINIKQKKKTNLQLEHQKSELFEKGQELLTQAEEMKQLNEEIQAQRDYVEEKNLTLVQRNKIITDSIEAASVIQQGLLPFSNRLGDNFRDFFTIYQPKDIVSGDFYWLSHKHKVLAVVDCTGHGVSGAFMSTLAYSMLGEVVDVLGKLDPAEILRNMDSRINMALNAAGDSNHEGAMDIVVCVFGEEENGVINVDFAGAKRPLYYWHGGELHKLKGDNSSVGGFKRNKEKLFTTQRISLDKGDTLYLTTDGYVDTPSPNRKRFGTARFENTLKDITVLSMEEQKEILQSELKNHQQDTPHRDDVTVVGVRV; this is translated from the coding sequence ATGAGAACTGTACTAATTTTTTCGATTCTATTTTTTGTTTCGGCTCAATTTGTCTCAGCAAAGAAAAACCACCAATTGGATAGCCTTGTACAACGGTTAGAGCAACATGACCGTTTGGACAGCAACAGGGTAGACCTTTTGGTAGAGGTGAGTAAGCAAGTTTACCGTTCTGCCCCTCTGGAGGGGATGAAGTATGCAGACGAGGCAAAGAAGTTGGCAGAGCAACTGGGATATCAAAAAGGTATGCAGGAAGCCCTTTTTTGTATAGGAGCTTGCTATTACTATAAGGGTATCTACGGACATTCACTTGAGAACTTTCTGGAATCTTTGCATATAGCAGAGAGTAGGGGAGACCGTAAACGTATTGGTGATGCTACCAATGCGATTGGTGTCATCTATATGTCGCAAGACAAAAAGGATAAGGCGTTGGAGGCTTACCTGAAAGCGCTTGAGATGGCTGAGGGGGAAAAGGATAAGCTGAGCAAAATGAATAATATTGCGACGCTTTACACCAGAAAAGGAGAGTTGACAAAAGCGATGTCGTATATGACAGAGGCATTGGAACTTGCCAAAAAGCATAATGAAAAATATAGAGAAGGGCTTTATACCCATAACCTGTCTGATATTTATTTCCGCAAAAAAGACTATAAGACGGCTTACAAGTTGGTAATGGAAGCACGTGTAATCTTTGACTCGTTGAAGCAGAGTGTGACTGAAAACCATTATTACGAAGGCAAAAACCTTTTGAAACTAGGAAAGAGGGATGGTGCTGAAAAAGCATTCTGGACAGGGATTTCAAAAGCAAAGAAAGCAGGTGCACTGGCAGATGAGCTGGAAGGGTATGAATTGCTGCACGGTTTCTATAAGCAGACAAAGAACTACAAGAAATCGCTTGAGAACTATGAGCGTTACCTTTCTCTAAAAGACTCAATTTATAATGAAGAAAAGAGTCGTCTAGTGGAAGAGTTGCAGACCAAGTATGGTTTGGAATCAGCGGAGAAAGAGAACGAGTTGCAGCGTCAGGAACTGGAGCTTAAAGAAACCCAGTTGGACAGACAGAAGCTGTTGCGTAACTCTATTTTAGGCGCATTGCTATTTATGGTAATTGGTGTGATTGTACTTTACATCAATATCAAACAGAAGAAAAAGACAAACCTTCAGCTTGAGCACCAAAAGTCTGAACTGTTTGAGAAAGGGCAGGAGCTACTGACACAAGCAGAGGAGATGAAGCAACTTAACGAAGAAATTCAGGCTCAGAGAGATTACGTAGAGGAGAAAAACCTGACATTGGTGCAGCGAAATAAGATCATTACAGATAGTATTGAAGCTGCAAGTGTAATACAGCAAGGTCTGTTGCCTTTTAGCAACAGGTTGGGAGACAACTTTAGAGACTTCTTTACAATCTATCAGCCGAAAGATATTGTTTCGGGTGACTTCTATTGGTTAAGCCATAAACACAAAGTATTGGCTGTAGTCGATTGTACTGGTCACGGTGTTTCAGGTGCATTTATGTCTACACTGGCTTACTCTATGTTGGGAGAAGTAGTAGATGTGTTAGGCAAGCTAGACCCAGCAGAAATCCTGCGCAATATGGATAGCCGTATTAATATGGCCCTGAATGCCGCAGGTGATTCAAATCACGAAGGTGCTATGGATATAGTAGTTTGTGTATTTGGTGAAGAGGAAAATGGTGTAATAAATGTAGACTTTGCAGGAGCGAAGAGACCTCTTTATTATTGGCATGGAGGAGAGCTACATAAGCTGAAAGGAGATAATTCATCAGTAGGAGGCTTCAAGCGTAATAAAGAGAAGCTGTTTACGACACAAAGAATCTCATTGGATAAAGGAGATACACTATACCTAACTACTGATGGATATGTAGATACTCCTAGTCCAAATAGAAAGCGATTTGGCACTGCAAGATTTGAGAATACACTGAAGGATATTACAGTATTATCGATGGAAGAGCAAAAAGAGATACTGCAATCTGAGTTGAAAAACCATCAGCAAGATACACCACACCGTGATGATGTGACAGTAGTGGGAGTAAGGGTTTAA
- a CDS encoding transglutaminase domain-containing protein codes for MNTPNLMHLRMLVYVVLLYFISIPFSYSSSPSPKFIDLYTYDYSKVDQEVSKLNGKEFPNVQALAEELLSPYKTPHERLRAAWVWVTHNITYDTDIYNIPGYYSPSAPEVVLKAKKGVCTGYSHLLKAIMQVTDPGMVKVIAGLGRVNYNVTDGHAWNLVTVNGYSYLLDPTWAAGYIKDIKNGESNHTVFVQKYDEFWYLTPPAYFATTHYTQDLKAQLLPHPLSLDNFKEMPFVRPNYFKHMFSSYQLRFTKRPTSIDDYQTMIIGYGSKQYKIYEPLAKETASYHVQHLASQGGQLHVTKGQTFTLVFYSEKYLDNIKVNGKKQKFTVEQRPRGYKYLVRYTLQDDSQETLTIGSGKYGYWVYEIKNDL; via the coding sequence ATGAACACTCCAAATTTGATGCACCTGCGCATGCTGGTGTATGTTGTGCTATTGTATTTTATTTCCATTCCATTTTCCTATTCCTCATCACCTAGTCCTAAATTTATTGACCTCTATACCTATGACTACAGTAAAGTGGATCAGGAGGTCAGTAAGCTAAATGGCAAGGAATTTCCCAACGTACAAGCTTTAGCCGAAGAACTACTTAGTCCTTATAAAACTCCCCATGAGAGACTACGTGCTGCATGGGTTTGGGTGACGCACAACATTACGTATGATACAGACATTTATAACATTCCGGGTTATTATTCTCCCTCTGCCCCCGAAGTAGTCCTTAAAGCCAAGAAGGGCGTTTGTACTGGGTACAGTCATTTATTGAAAGCTATTATGCAGGTAACTGATCCTGGAATGGTCAAAGTCATTGCCGGATTGGGAAGGGTTAACTATAATGTTACGGACGGTCATGCGTGGAATCTGGTGACTGTAAATGGATACAGCTATTTATTGGATCCAACGTGGGCTGCCGGATATATCAAGGACATAAAAAATGGAGAAAGTAACCATACTGTTTTTGTTCAAAAATATGATGAGTTCTGGTACCTGACACCTCCCGCCTACTTTGCCACTACCCATTATACCCAAGACCTGAAAGCCCAACTGCTGCCACATCCATTGAGTCTTGACAACTTCAAGGAAATGCCTTTTGTGAGACCCAACTATTTCAAGCACATGTTCTCATCTTACCAGTTACGTTTTACCAAACGTCCAACAAGTATAGATGATTACCAAACCATGATAATTGGTTACGGCAGTAAGCAATACAAAATCTATGAACCTTTAGCAAAAGAAACTGCCAGTTACCATGTTCAACACCTCGCATCCCAAGGTGGGCAACTGCATGTCACAAAAGGGCAAACCTTTACCTTGGTATTCTACTCCGAAAAATACTTGGACAATATCAAAGTCAATGGAAAGAAGCAAAAATTCACGGTAGAACAAAGGCCTAGAGGCTATAAATACCTTGTCAGATATACATTACAGGATGATTCGCAAGAAACCCTTACAATAGGCTCCGGTAAATATGGCTATTGGGTTTATGAGATTAAAAATGATTTATAA
- a CDS encoding elongation factor G — MKVYDQKHIKNIVLLGSSKSGKTTLAETMLYEAGVIHRHGYVEEHNTVSDYHDIEHEREYSIYATSMHTEWRNYKINIIDAPGISDFIGEVVSSVKAADTCLMLINASTGVESGDETVWEYIEQFSKPSIFVINQIDHPKADFQYSFGDIQEKFGNNAVLMQYPLNSGEAFDSIIDLLKMKMYKFPPEGGKPEKLPIPDNEIERANQLHNELVEKAAENDEGLMEKYFDKGNLSEDELREGLKIGMVNHDVFPVFCLSAKKNMGSGRLMGFIDNVAPSASDLKPEPLTNDKSLPYDTSGTPAVFIFKTINEPFLGRISYFKVISGEITPDTDLYNKQTNTPERLHQLYIIDGKERNSIQKLVAGDIGATVKLKNTHTNQTLTLKDEDIIIKPMSFPSPQYICHVHAASKDQNEKLGEALREIAEEDPTVKASYSKELKQLILYCQGEFHRDIIQWKLEKIYQLNVTFEPAKIPYRETITKQAEATYRHKKQSGGAGQFGEVTMKIEPYYDGMPEPSKEMHVRGKEEVDLKWGGKLLFYNCIVGGAIDTRFLSAIKKGVLEIMEEGPVTKSHVRDVCVMVFDGKMHSVDSNDISFQLAGKHAFKEAFLKANPQILEPLYEMEIKVPEDQLGDVMTDLQSRRATITGIDANGNRQIISAKTPLKELHDYSTRLKSLTQGLGTFKWKFSEYAPVPYNMQEDMLKEAAAE; from the coding sequence ATGAAAGTCTATGACCAAAAACACATTAAGAACATCGTGCTGTTAGGCAGTAGTAAGTCCGGTAAGACAACATTGGCAGAAACCATGTTGTACGAAGCCGGCGTAATCCACAGGCATGGTTATGTTGAGGAACACAACACTGTTTCTGACTACCATGACATCGAACACGAACGAGAATACTCCATTTATGCAACCTCTATGCATACCGAATGGCGAAACTACAAGATCAACATTATAGACGCTCCAGGAATCAGTGACTTTATTGGAGAAGTGGTTTCATCAGTAAAAGCAGCTGACACATGCCTGATGCTGATCAACGCTTCTACTGGAGTGGAGTCAGGAGACGAAACCGTTTGGGAATACATCGAACAATTCAGTAAGCCTTCCATATTTGTAATCAACCAGATTGATCACCCTAAAGCAGATTTTCAATACTCATTTGGCGACATCCAGGAAAAGTTTGGCAACAATGCCGTTCTCATGCAGTATCCTCTCAACAGTGGAGAAGCATTTGACAGCATTATCGACCTGCTGAAAATGAAGATGTACAAGTTCCCTCCTGAAGGTGGAAAGCCCGAGAAACTCCCGATACCTGACAACGAAATAGAAAGGGCCAACCAACTTCACAACGAACTGGTCGAAAAAGCTGCCGAAAACGATGAGGGGCTTATGGAAAAGTACTTCGATAAAGGTAACCTAAGTGAAGATGAACTAAGAGAAGGGCTAAAAATTGGAATGGTAAACCACGATGTATTTCCTGTTTTTTGTTTATCAGCCAAGAAGAATATGGGAAGCGGCAGGCTCATGGGATTTATAGACAACGTCGCTCCATCTGCCTCTGACCTAAAACCCGAACCACTCACAAACGACAAATCCCTCCCCTACGACACTTCCGGCACTCCAGCAGTCTTCATATTCAAAACCATCAATGAACCCTTCCTAGGAAGGATCTCCTACTTCAAAGTCATCTCAGGAGAAATCACTCCAGATACAGACCTTTACAACAAGCAGACAAATACGCCCGAAAGGCTGCATCAGCTTTATATAATTGATGGCAAAGAGCGTAACTCTATTCAGAAACTGGTTGCTGGAGATATTGGAGCCACTGTCAAACTAAAGAACACACACACCAACCAGACATTGACGCTCAAGGATGAGGACATCATTATCAAACCTATGAGCTTTCCTTCTCCGCAATACATTTGTCATGTCCACGCTGCCTCCAAGGATCAGAACGAAAAGCTAGGTGAAGCACTAAGAGAAATAGCAGAAGAAGACCCTACTGTAAAAGCATCTTACTCCAAGGAACTCAAACAACTGATTCTTTACTGCCAAGGTGAGTTCCACAGAGATATTATTCAGTGGAAACTGGAAAAAATATACCAACTGAATGTCACCTTTGAACCTGCCAAAATTCCATACAGGGAAACCATCACCAAACAAGCTGAAGCTACTTACCGTCACAAAAAACAATCTGGTGGTGCAGGTCAGTTTGGAGAAGTGACCATGAAAATCGAACCTTACTACGATGGCATGCCTGAGCCATCCAAAGAGATGCATGTCAGAGGAAAAGAAGAAGTTGACTTGAAATGGGGAGGAAAACTGCTTTTCTATAATTGTATTGTCGGGGGAGCCATTGATACCCGTTTCCTTTCAGCCATCAAAAAAGGTGTTTTAGAAATCATGGAGGAAGGACCTGTTACCAAATCACATGTTCGGGATGTCTGTGTTATGGTTTTTGATGGTAAAATGCACTCTGTTGACTCCAATGATATTTCTTTCCAGCTAGCTGGTAAACATGCTTTCAAGGAAGCATTTCTCAAAGCCAACCCGCAGATTCTAGAACCTCTTTATGAAATGGAAATAAAGGTTCCGGAAGATCAGCTTGGCGATGTCATGACAGACCTGCAAAGCCGTAGGGCTACTATTACGGGTATAGATGCCAATGGAAACAGGCAGATTATTTCAGCCAAAACACCCTTGAAAGAACTGCATGACTATTCTACCAGACTGAAGTCTCTAACCCAAGGGTTAGGCACCTTCAAATGGAAGTTTAGTGAATACGCTCCTGTTCCTTACAATATGCAGGAAGATATGCTGAAGGAAGCTGCTGCTGAATAA
- a CDS encoding thioredoxin family protein, translated as MRKLVTFLLLSVAVMSAAYAGGINFKEGSWEAMLTTAKEEQKLIFIDAYASWCGPCKYMTQSVFTNTEIGDFFNENYINYKLDVESEEGAAFVQKYPVTAVPTLFVIDGDGNVRAKNEGAMQVDDLLAFGKKGLSAKAPEPINFEHGSWEEVKAKAKAEGKPIFVDAFATWCGPCQFMTKNVFTQVGGFYNDSFVSFKLDMESEAGQKFQKEVHDVSAYPTLLYFSADGKLLHKNVGALDQDEFVALGEAALDPDRQVYALYDAYKSGKTDGEHIAKLLPALHGAGEAEAASEIATKLLDETPAAEWHEEGNVMALFIAGTKPESKYYRYVLENPDQFLDAIGPNNYDAFLMTGMEEYLYEVVAAKDEKKFDYVKLILRSLKQADMEKVEASIAEIEKAMNEGN; from the coding sequence ATGAGAAAACTCGTAACATTTCTTCTTTTATCTGTCGCTGTAATGTCAGCTGCTTATGCTGGAGGAATCAATTTCAAGGAAGGTAGCTGGGAAGCAATGCTTACAACAGCCAAAGAAGAACAAAAACTGATATTTATAGATGCCTATGCCTCGTGGTGTGGCCCTTGTAAATACATGACCCAATCGGTTTTTACGAATACAGAAATAGGAGACTTCTTTAATGAAAATTATATCAACTATAAGTTGGATGTTGAGAGTGAAGAAGGTGCTGCTTTTGTGCAGAAATACCCTGTTACTGCCGTGCCTACATTGTTTGTGATTGATGGAGATGGTAATGTCAGAGCTAAGAATGAAGGAGCTATGCAAGTGGATGACTTGTTGGCATTTGGTAAGAAAGGATTATCTGCAAAAGCTCCAGAGCCAATCAATTTTGAGCATGGCAGTTGGGAAGAGGTTAAAGCAAAAGCGAAAGCTGAAGGTAAACCGATATTTGTAGATGCCTTTGCTACTTGGTGTGGCCCTTGTCAATTCATGACAAAGAATGTGTTTACACAGGTAGGAGGTTTTTATAATGATAGCTTTGTAAGCTTCAAACTTGATATGGAGTCGGAAGCTGGACAAAAGTTTCAAAAGGAAGTACATGATGTGTCAGCTTATCCAACATTATTGTATTTCAGTGCTGATGGCAAGTTGTTACACAAAAATGTAGGAGCATTGGATCAGGACGAGTTTGTAGCGTTGGGTGAAGCTGCTCTGGACCCCGACCGTCAGGTTTATGCTTTGTACGATGCTTATAAGTCAGGTAAAACAGATGGTGAGCATATCGCTAAGTTACTTCCTGCTTTGCATGGTGCTGGTGAGGCGGAAGCTGCTTCTGAAATTGCTACTAAACTTTTGGATGAGACTCCAGCAGCAGAATGGCATGAAGAAGGAAATGTGATGGCACTGTTTATTGCAGGAACCAAACCTGAGAGTAAATACTACCGCTATGTGTTAGAAAACCCTGATCAGTTTTTGGATGCTATTGGGCCTAATAACTATGATGCTTTCCTCATGACAGGTATGGAAGAATACCTGTATGAAGTTGTGGCAGCTAAGGATGAGAAAAAGTTTGATTATGTAAAGCTTATTCTCCGTTCGTTGAAGCAGGCGGATATGGAAAAGGTGGAAGCCAGTATTGCTGAGATCGAAAAGGCAATGAATGAAGGAAACTGA